One genomic segment of Kiritimatiella glycovorans includes these proteins:
- a CDS encoding iron-sulfur cluster assembly scaffold protein, whose translation MDWVYNDTVKDHFMNPRNVLMDEDGFGEDGRGLTGNVKCGDQMLMLIKVDPDEERITDCRWKTYGCASAIASTSILSEVVKGLTLDEAFNLTPKDITARLGGLPEHKIHCSVLGDKALRAAVNDYYQRTGRPEKVREDKAKLVCQCMAVTDHEIEDAVLEGVRDYQALQEHTKLGTVCGQCRGEAEKLMGACIGKHFDH comes from the coding sequence ATGGACTGGGTCTACAACGATACGGTCAAAGATCATTTCATGAACCCGCGCAACGTGCTCATGGACGAGGACGGATTCGGGGAGGACGGCCGCGGCCTGACCGGCAACGTCAAGTGCGGCGACCAGATGCTGATGCTGATCAAGGTCGATCCGGACGAAGAACGGATCACGGACTGCCGCTGGAAGACCTACGGCTGCGCCAGCGCGATTGCGAGCACGTCGATCCTGTCGGAAGTCGTCAAGGGCCTGACGCTCGACGAGGCGTTCAACCTTACCCCGAAGGACATCACCGCCCGGCTCGGCGGCCTGCCCGAACACAAGATCCACTGCTCCGTGCTCGGCGACAAGGCGCTGCGCGCGGCGGTCAACGACTACTATCAGCGCACCGGCCGCCCGGAGAAGGTCCGCGAGGACAAGGCGAAGCTGGTCTGCCAGTGCATGGCGGTGACCGACCACGAGATCGAGGATGCCGTGCTCGAGGGCGTGCGCGATTACCAGGCGCTCCAGGAACACACCAAGCTGGGCACCGTATGCGGCCAGTGCCGCGGGGAAGCCGAAAAGCTGATGGGTGCATGCATCGGGAAGCACTTCGACCACTAA